Proteins from a genomic interval of Mycobacterium conspicuum:
- a CDS encoding response regulator transcription factor gives MRVLLVEDEPRLSATLSRGLRAEGFVVVVASTGIDGLHEAVSHPFDVVILDIMLPGHSGYEVLRRMRAQDVWTPVLMLTAKDGEYDETDAFDLGADDYLTKPFSFRVLVARLRALERRGAPERPVVLTAGSLSLDPARHIVQRDSTPITLTPREYGLLEFLMRNKDTVVIKAEILSNVWDAHYQGPDNVVEVYVGYLRRKIDVPFGTNTIETIRGAGYRLLC, from the coding sequence ATGAGGGTCCTGCTCGTCGAGGACGAGCCGCGCTTGTCGGCGACGTTGTCCAGGGGCCTACGGGCGGAGGGTTTCGTCGTCGTGGTAGCCAGTACCGGCATCGACGGCCTACACGAGGCGGTCTCACACCCCTTCGACGTCGTGATTCTCGACATCATGCTGCCCGGTCACAGCGGGTACGAGGTGCTGCGCCGAATGCGCGCGCAGGACGTGTGGACACCGGTGCTGATGCTGACGGCCAAGGACGGCGAATACGACGAGACCGATGCATTCGATCTCGGGGCCGATGATTATCTGACGAAACCCTTTTCGTTTCGAGTGCTCGTGGCGCGGCTGCGCGCGTTGGAGCGTCGCGGCGCCCCGGAGCGGCCCGTGGTGTTGACCGCTGGCTCGCTGTCACTGGATCCGGCTCGGCATATCGTCCAACGCGATTCGACCCCAATCACGTTGACTCCCCGCGAGTATGGGCTACTGGAATTCCTCATGCGCAACAAGGACACGGTGGTGATCAAGGCCGAGATCTTGAGCAACGTGTGGGATGCGCACTATCAGGGCCCGGACAACGTCGTCGAGGTGTACGTGGGATATCTACGGCGCAAGATCGATGTTCCCTTTGGTACCAACACAATCGAGACGATTCGCGGCGCCGGCTACCGGTTGTTGTGCTGA